From the genome of Gracilibacillus salitolerans, one region includes:
- a CDS encoding class II fructose-bisphosphate aldolase, with product MKTYKLSNVITLKQALEQAEKRNYAIGSFSPRYTDMILPILRAGQKKNSPIIVQISQKELERYGVSPYEIGEVFYRKMQEENITVPTVLHLDHTKDFEVIEQAIEAGFTSVMIDASEHPFDNNVVISKKVAEYAHSKGVSVEAELGMIGTTDFVETDKDEELYTDPDEALEFVNQTKVDALAVSVGTAHGVYNVRKPTVDLERLKAIRALTPVHLVLHGGSGVPSEMIQAAMEIPGGGVSKVNIATDLELSLLGAIGREERMTNAECKALSEDLKAKGQAAVQKTVEDKMENFLLSANKVDSFKY from the coding sequence ATGAAAACTTACAAATTATCTAATGTTATAACATTAAAACAAGCGCTAGAACAAGCTGAAAAGAGAAATTACGCAATCGGATCATTTTCACCTCGTTATACGGATATGATATTGCCAATTCTTCGAGCAGGACAAAAAAAGAATTCACCAATTATTGTACAAATTTCTCAAAAAGAACTAGAACGTTATGGAGTATCACCATATGAAATAGGGGAAGTTTTCTATAGAAAAATGCAAGAAGAAAACATTACCGTTCCTACTGTTTTACACTTAGACCATACAAAGGACTTTGAGGTAATCGAACAGGCTATTGAAGCAGGTTTTACTTCTGTGATGATTGATGCTTCGGAACATCCATTTGACAATAATGTTGTGATTAGTAAAAAAGTCGCTGAGTATGCTCACTCAAAAGGTGTTTCTGTAGAAGCAGAATTAGGAATGATTGGAACTACTGATTTTGTCGAAACAGATAAAGATGAAGAGCTTTATACAGACCCAGATGAAGCGCTTGAGTTTGTTAATCAAACAAAAGTAGATGCATTGGCTGTTTCCGTGGGAACGGCTCACGGTGTATATAATGTAAGAAAACCAACAGTAGATCTCGAGAGGCTAAAAGCTATTAGAGCACTTACACCTGTACATCTTGTATTACATGGGGGATCTGGTGTACCTTCTGAAATGATTCAAGCCGCTATGGAAATTCCGGGTGGCGGTGTTAGTAAAGTGAATATAGCAACAGATCTAGAGTTAAGTCTTTTGGGAGCGATAGGTCGTGAAGAACGTATGACAAATGCAGAATGTAAAGCATTGTCTGAAGATCTTAAAGCAAAAGGCCAAGCAGCTGTT